In Bos taurus isolate L1 Dominette 01449 registration number 42190680 breed Hereford chromosome 17, ARS-UCD2.0, whole genome shotgun sequence, the genomic window CCCCGCCCCCAAGCTGGGTCCTGGGCGAAACAGGCCGGCTCTTCTGGGCCACACAGCTGCTGTGCCGCTGCTGGGGGAGCGTGTGTTCCAACTGTCCCATCTCTTCGCTGGTCAGGGGTCCTGCAGCTTCGgggaggggggggcggggaaCCTGAGCTTCTGGTGGAGGCGGGGCTGCATGGTGGAGGCAAGAGTCCTTCAGATGTCTGGGGAGATGGGCGGGAGGGAGGCAGAGCATCCTGGTCTGGGGGGAAGGCGGGTGCCATGCGCCCACCTCTGCCCCTCTCCCACAGCCAGCTGCTGGGAGCTGGTGAACACCTGGTGTGGCCTTGGGACCCTCACCGCCCACCTGAGGCAGAGCGGCCAGGTGCCCCCTGACGGTGAGGGGGGGCAGCAAGGGTGCTGGAGGACCGGCTGAGGGCCCCCCCGCCCCAGCGGGGGTTGTaccagccctgccctgcctccctctccgCTCTCCCAGCGAGCGTCGCCCTGCTGGCTGAGGATGGGCACCTGGTGAGCCTCGccgaggggctggaggaggggcctTCCCCAGCGCCCTCCGTGGCCAGCCCCCCGCTGCAGGAGGGGGGACCTATGTCCTGATGCAGATCATCAGTAAGTGGGGTCCAAGATTTGCGCCCCCCTGCAGTGACGTTGGAATATAAGAAGAGACAGGGGCACCCATGCCCTGCAGAGCCCCCAGCCTGGCCAGGACCCAGCCCTGTCCTTCCCATCCAATGCCCTGTCCTGAGTCCAGGCGGGGGTAGTAAACACGTCCAGAGTCGGGGGGGCGGGTACGGACCACCAGCCTCCCAGTGATCAGACTCCCTCCCTCcacagagggggagggaggggacccCACCCGCTATGAGTGCCTCCTGGAGAACCCGGATGGGTGGCATCCAGAGCTGGCCGGTGAGTGTCACTCACACAGGAgagcctgggggcaggggcaccTGCCCACCCGCACCCTCAGGCAGGGTTTCCCGGGCCTCACAGAGGAGCCGCGCTGGCGTCGGGCCTGCTCCCTCAGGGCGACGGCCGGAGGCGGCGCCTGGGCCCTCGGCGTGGCCTCCAGAAGCAAGGTCCCCCTCCACAGCCCCGAGGGGTGGGCTCCCTGCTGTCCAGGACCCAGGAGCCGGGGCCTTGAGCCAGGTAAGGAGGAGACACGGACCCCAGGGGGCTGCTCGCACCCAGAAATGGGACCCCCTTCCCAGGGGACAGATGTTTGTGCTGAGAGGTGGACCGCAATGCCAGCCTCCCTCAGAGACACACGTAAAGCCACGTGACGGGACACAGTGTACCCGAGGGCAGGTCCCCACCAGCCCTGGGGGCTCGGTGACTGGGGAACGTGGAATAGGGCCTGGTACACAGTGGGCGCTCTGTGCGTAGACACAGTGAACTCAGCGGAGGCAGCAGCTCCGAGTGCTCGACGGCACTGAAGGGCCTGCTCCTCTGTGCCGGCAGGCCCTGTGACCTGGAACGTCACGGCCAAGCGGCCGAGCTGGACTGAGATCCAAGGGGGCTGGCCGTGACCTCTGCTCATGCGGTCAGGTGCAAAGGCCCAAAGCATTCCTCCTGCTGAATCTGCAATTACGGGGAAATTGCATCAGCAAGAGGGGCAAGGTGACCGACAGAGCGTGAGGCCACCGAGGGGCCCCCAGAGACGAGAAGGAGGCGGCACGCTCCTCCAGGGTCTCCAGCTGGCCGGAGTCGGACGCCCTTGAGGCTTGAGGTCAGCAGTTAGTGCCTCACCATCCGGTCTGCGCTGCCCGTCGGATTACGCAGGATGACAAGGTCACCCTCCCCACAGGGGGCAGCAGCTGAAGGGGTGGCACCCCACCCCGCAGTGGgacttccatctccctcccccccgccccccgcagacAGTCCAACAAGAGGAAACACAGCAGGTTCGGCTAAAATAAAGGCTTTTAATTGCACGTTTTCATCTCAGGTCATCTGTGGGGTGAGGGACCCCCTCCTCACTCTGGGTCCCAGCTCGGTGGGTACAATCTGACGTCATGGTCCGGCTGTCGGTGGGAGGGGGGTGCAGGTGGGTGCAGGGCTGGCCACCCAATCTGCTCTGGTCTCTTAGGGCAGGGAGCTCAGACCTGTAGAGGGAGGAGGTCAGGCCGAAGGTACAGGAGCCGCCGGGAGGAGCAGGAGCACCAGGGAGAAGTGGGAGCACCTGGGAGGCAAAGGAGCAGCCAGGAGGAGAGGGAGCACCAGGGAGAATCGGGAGCACATGGGAAGTGCAGGAGCACCTGGGAATAGCGGGAGCACCCCGAAGGAGTGGGAGCCGTGGACCGCCCTTCCCACCCTGGCGCCAGTCGGGCAGCAGCCGCTCACCGTGGTTGTACTTGCACTGCTTCAGGGCCTCGCTGAAGCCCTCACACAGGGTCAGGTCGCTCTGGGTGGTGGAGCAGTCCAGGAACTGCCTGATCTCATAGGCACAGGGCCCCATCTGCAGGGGCTGCGGGGCGGCGCGCTCCGGGGCCTGGGGCACAGCGTGGGAGGCAGCCGGATCAGCTCGGGCTGGGCACCCGGGAGAGGACTCCAAAGCTGGGGGTGGCAGCTGCCCCTCCGCAGAGCCCCCGGCCCTGGTGCCTCAGGGGTCCCTAGCGGGCAGTGTGCCCCAGGTCTTAGCGGCTCCATCCCTGAAATAGGGTGAGCCCACAGCCCTCTTGAAGCCCCTGCCGCTGCTGGTGGGGTGCGGGAACAGGGGCAGGTGGGGCAGGAGGCGGGACATGGGTCTAGAAAAGCCCAGGGCAGTGCTGGTATGAACTCCAGGCCGACAGGTTCTAACACCTTCCTGGCTCAGCCACACTGATCCTCATGATCCCTGACCCCGTCACTAAGCCCAAATGTGGCTCAGGACTGGTGGGGTGCCCAGTGGGGTACAGGTCGGCAGGCCCAAAGTCACTGACTACCAGTCACCCTTGGGCTCAGGAAGGGGCCTCCCGGGGGGTGGGAGAGCGGGCACTCAGGAACTCCAACAGCCCTCCCTTCTACTAGGGTTGGGCGACCTAGGGCTATCTCTGACCCCTAAGCACCTTGGTTTCCCCATATTTAAAGGGCTGGTTGGTGTCTGCCCACGGGGTTCTAGGGACCTTGGCCTCAGGGGATGGGTTGGGAGAGCCCGCCTGTGATGACCCCAGGCCAACAGCCGAGTGACCAGTAGGATCCTTCTTGCTGCGGCTCTGTgtcgggcctcagtttcccctgagCCCTTGCTCACCTGCTGGGCCGCAGGCTGGGCGGGCTCTGAGCTCCCCCCACTGAAGGCTCCGGTCAGAGCGCTGCCCACGACGTGGCCCACAGCCGAGCCCACGGCCACTCCGGCGGCGGTGGTCGCCATCTGCGCCATCAGGCCGGGCTGGCCCGacggggcgggggccggggccgCGGCCGAGGGCGGCGGGTGCGCAGGCGGGTGCGCGGCAGAGGGCGCGGCGGGGCGGCTGCGGGATGCGGGGAGAGGCGGGGTCATTCCCGGCCGGACCCCAGGCCGGGCGACCACCGTCCTAGACGCGCGGCGgcagcccccgccccgccccccctccccgccaAGATGGCGCGGCCGTCACCAAGGTCACGCCGCCGCGTCCTTGCGGGGCCGCGCTTCCCCCGCGCCCGCCCCCGGCGCCCGTGCCGGCTCCTACCTGGCTGGCCGCGAGGCCACGCTGCGGCTCCCCCGGGgcatggcggcggcggcggcggcgcggcgggGCCGGACGAGCCGAGTCGGAGACGGCGACCGCGGCGCTGGCTGTGGCTCAgggacggcggcggcggcgccggtCCCCgccggcggggcggggccggggcgggacTGCGGAGACACGCCCCCGGCGGGAGGCCCGGGGCCCGGTCACGCGGCACCCCCGCGGGTCCCTGGCTTCTCCTTCGGCAGCTCCGGGGGTCGGTGAGCCTGCGCCCTCCGGGCCGCCGGCCCGAGCTGTGTGCGCCCTGGAGAATCGGAGCCGCTGTGGCAGCACGCGGAGGGCGCGCGCAAGGGCCACGGGACGGACCTTCAAAGGCCGCGGCGGAGCGCGGCAAGCCGAACCGAGGGCGGTCTGGCGATCGGCCGAGCCCTGCTCCCCCCTCCCGCGTGGCCCCAGGGTCGCGGGTGGACTGGGGCGGGTACAAAGCACTCACCCCCGTCCCGCCCCCAGAAAGCCTCCCAGGACTCTCACAGAGCACCCGCCAGGAGGCATCCGGTTCCCCCCTcggctcagttcagttgctcagtcgtgtccaactctttgcgaccccatggactgcagcaccccaagcttccctgtccatcaccaactcccggagtttactcaaactcatctattgagtcagtgatgccatccaaccgtctcatcctctgttgtccccttctcctcccactttc contains:
- the C17H22orf15 gene encoding uncharacterized protein C22orf15 homolog — encoded protein: MVEARVLQMSGEMGGREAEHPGLGGRRVPCAHLCPSPTASCWELVNTWCGLGTLTAHLRQSGQVPPDASVALLAEDGHLVSLAEGLEEGPSPAPSVAKSGGRVRTTSLPVIRLPPSTEGEGGDPTRYECLLENPDGWHPELAGECHSHRRAWGQGHLPTRTLRQGFPGLTEEPRWRRACSLRATAGGGAWALGVASRSKVPLHSPEGWAPCCPGPRSRGLEPGPVTWNVTAKRPSWTEIQGGWP
- the CHCHD10 gene encoding coiled-coil-helix-coiled-coil-helix domain-containing protein 10, mitochondrial, whose protein sequence is MPRGSRSVASRPASRPAAPSAAHPPAHPPPSAAAPAPAPSGQPGLMAQMATTAAGVAVGSAVGHVVGSALTGAFSGGSSEPAQPAAQQAPERAAPQPLQMGPCAYEIRQFLDCSTTQSDLTLCEGFSEALKQCKYNHGLSSLP